In Nicotiana tabacum cultivar K326 chromosome 19, ASM71507v2, whole genome shotgun sequence, one DNA window encodes the following:
- the LOC142173769 gene encoding serine/threonine-protein phosphatase 7 long form homolog, translating to MHADITDDSPELHIHRYTRLLLLLMFGGVLFPNSSGNLVSLRFLHHLEWLDDLHHYSWGVAVLSYLYRQMCRVSMGTQRDVAGFLPLLQVLASERFLQLHPPLPPLAPSAPSPFLPLARRWVDRRGYGREYEAQHNLPYCRDLLDLLEGAQFIWKSYNDELITGLPNYCSTGRIMWSSSVPLMCLDIVEHHATERVLRQFGRPQLVTPPPAWHMIHYQRDDRSRVDQTYMTWLEARIDTWDQRHDLIPPPST from the exons ATGCACGCTGACATCACAGATGATTCACCGGAGCTTCATATTCACCGGTACACGAGGTTGTTGCTGCTGCTTATGTTTGGAGGGGTTTTGTTCCCGAACTCTTCgggaaacctagtcagcttgagatttcttcatcatcttgagtgGCTAGATGATTTACATCATTACAGCTGGGGTGTTGCTGTTCTCAGTTACTTGTATAGGCAGATGTGTCGGGTGAGCATGGGCACCCAGCGAGACGTTGCTGGATTTTTGCCGCTGCTACAG GTTTTGGCCTcggagcggttcctgcagttgcaTCCACCTCTACCACCCTTAGCTCCGAGTGCACCATCTCCGTTTCTCCCTTTAGCTAGGCggtgggttgataggcgaggATATGGACGGGAGTACGAGGCTCAACATAATCTCCCCTATTGCAGGGATTTGTTAGATTTGCTGGAGGGCGCACAG TTCATTTGGAAGTCATACAACGACGAGCTAATAACTGGTTTGCCCAATTATTGCTCGACCGGCCGAATTATGTGGAGCTCTTCCGTCCCGTTGATGTGCCTtgatattgtcgagcatcatgccaccgagcgagtACTTCGACAGTTTGGTCGTCCGCAGCTTGTAACGCCACCGCCTGCTTGGCATATGATacattaccagcgggatgatcgttccaggGTGGACCAGACATATATGACATGGCTAGAGGCACGGATCGATACTTGGGACCAGCGACATGACCTGATTCCGCCCCCATCCACCTGA